The Alnus glutinosa chromosome 8, dhAlnGlut1.1, whole genome shotgun sequence DNA segment tttttcctttgaattgattagaaaaaatagataaataatatCATCACATTACCTTGAATGCTTTTTCATTGTCATATTAATCAAGTTAGCTTAAAAGAAACGCTTTGATAAATGAAATAACCAACCTTGCCCATTAAAAAGAGATTGCAAACAACTATTTggttttattctctctctctttttttttcttttttaatgccATTAGACTTTCATTCAAGAAACGTAAGGCCATAATCGGCGTTTACAAAGTGTTGAATTGATGAAGGGCATTCACCTATCCACGTAGAGTCAAAAGACCGATAAATGGCTAATTTAGCCATCTCATGCGCAACCTTATCAGTCTCACGATTTTATTCTCTGTTAAATAATTATGGTGCATTAATTTTCTCATATATTTATGGAATATGAAAAGTAgattaatatttatgtttaaaaaaatagttaaaaaattaattagagtaGCTCTAATAAAACTGTAGCGATACACAAATGTGGTGCATTAGGCCCAGCCCATGTGAGAGAACTGTTGTAAActtgttgtaaaagtgatgtacGGGAATCagttctcatttttttatatctttagaaggaaaaaaatgtgGAGAGTGGGATTTGAACCCACGCCCTTTCGGACCAGAACCTTAATCTGGCGCCTTAGACCAACTCGGCCATCTCCACAAGAACgcctaaaaaaattaactttctCTTAATATACATGTTTCATAATTTCGTTCTTAAATTTCCTGGCGCGCGTGATCTTCAATGTCCAATTTTCCACTTTAACTTTCCCGCTACTTTTTTTCTCAGCACCCGAACcagacaaaacaaaattttctcgGGAAAGTGAGTGTCAGTCACCCACTCCCTTCGAGATCGAACTCCATGAACTCTCGCGAGCTCGCTCTGGTCTCCACGGCCACAGTTTTCGGCGCTTTAGCCTCCGCCCTCGCTTTCCGCTTCTTCCTCAGCCCCAAGAAGCACTTCCCCCAAACCAATCCATCGCAGAACGGCGTCGTCTCCCAGAACCGCTCTTCTCGAAGCCCCTTCGATCCCTCCAAGCGCACAGGGTCAGTATATAAGTTCTGATTATTAGTCTCTCAGGTTGTTCTGTTTCAGTAACAGATTAAGTTATTGGATGGACATTGTTAGGGTTTAAAGTGTACATGAATGAATTTCCTCTACTGTACTTCGTTGTATTTTGCGTATTGATTACTTTGATTTTTGactttatttctaaaaaaaaaatattagggttTTTTGATTCGTTTATGTGAATTTTGGATGCAGATATTTGTCATGGGATGATTATTTTATGGCAATTGCATTTTTATCAGCTGAAAGATCCAAAGACCCTAACAGGCAGGTCATACATTCATTTCTAATATGTTAGCTTGGTCTGAGCCAATGCGTCTGGGTGTTTGTAACTAAAAAAGAGTATGATATTGTAGATCAGGATTGTGAAAATTTTTGTATGGATGCTTATATAGCTCAGATCAGATaaagttttccttcaaattggTTGGAAGAATTTTCTCCAACCATCACGTGAGAATCATCTGCATTTTGAACACATATAAGTTTGATAGATTGAGTTGGAAAAAATTCTTTCAACccaatttggaagaaaatttatCACTCACACGATATCAGATcggacaaagttttcctttaaattaggttgaaaaaatttcctccaaccagcatgtgagaaacatatacAATTttggacacgtgtcaatttaataaattgagttgaaaaaaattcctccaaccCAATTTGGAAGAAAATATATCCCTCGCACAATATTAGATCGGACAAAGCTTTCTTTCAAATTGAGTTGAAAGAATTTCCTTTAACCAGAATGTGAGAATCATATGCATTTTGAACATATGTCAGTTTAATTGATTGAGTTGGGAGAAATTCCTCCAACacaatttagaagaaaatttaTCCTTTGCACAATATCTTCACAATCCTAATATACAGAATTTGAGGTGCTACATCTTTATAATGCTTGTGAACAAAAATACTGCAGGAggtttttgtttatgttttgaaatgCATGATTTTGCATCTGATGTGGCTGTTTTGCAAATTTACCTGATGATTCCGAGCCAATGCGAGTTTCATATTTGGTGATGCAGGTGGGTGCATGCTTAGTGAGTCAGGATGGTATTATTCTCGGTAAGTTTGAAAAATGGTATCCAACGTGAGGTCTCAAGTATTTTATGAGTGTCTTGTTTACATATGCAATGAAAGAAAGACATTTAAagattccaaaagaaaaagaataaaaacattGCGACCATTTTAGCAAACTCCAGTATCTGGAGTCGGACATTGTTGAAGGGACTAACTTTTTCTCACACTCGATTGGGGGATGGGGACAAAGaacctctccatttcaagtgaaaaaGAGATGAGTCATTTCATGGTTAAGAGTTCGTTTTGTTGTACATATATGATgccatgtcatttaaaattctTAAATGACGTGGCAACATATTCATCTATGTCACTTCAACAATTTACAAGAACACCAGCAAACTGCCCATTTTGTCTTATGGGTTCTGTTACTTGTGAGTTTGACAATTAGAGGGAAAGTCATATATAGCATGTTGTATGAGAGTTTCATGATGTAAATTTGTTGTTTAGGCATTGGCTATAATGGATTTCCAAGAGGCTGTTCTGATGACAAGCTTCCTTGGGCGAAGGTCAGCATTTTATAACAAATAAATTCCTCTTATTATTAAGGAATAGCTAGTAGTAAATCTGCCTCTTATGTTCCAGAAATCCAAAAGCGGGGATCCTTTAGAGACAAAGTATCCGTAAGTCTTGTGATCTCATAAGCTCCTCTCTTCTTTTGAAACTTGTTTTATTAATTACATAGGTGTGTTCTCAACTTTATTGTGATTCACAGTCTAATGCATTTGTTAAATAGAAATGTTAGAAATCATACTTGTATTCTACATTGCTGATGTGGTACTGCCAAacaatcattttaaaaataaaaataaaaataaaaaataaaaaattaagggccGATTGGTTGTGCCACATCATCAAAGTGGAATAAAAATGAGGTGTATAATGTTACTCTTCATCAAATCTTGTGCTCCCACCACCATGAGATCATATATGCAAATGCTTGATACTTCGCTAAAATCTTTACCAAGTTATTCTGTAGCTTTAGCTTAGATTAACTTTTTTCATCCCTTTGTTGCTCTTTACATTCTAAATTTTCTGCTGCAGTTATGTTTGTCATGCTGAAGTCAATGCTATCCTAAACACAAATCACGCTTCTGCTGCTGGTCAGGTTTGTTTCACACGTTATGTATTTTAGTTTCACTCATTGTCCCTATTTCAGTTTCTTTGAATTCTTTATTTTCATCATGTTGTAGAGCCCACCTGCCCAGGGCAGCCTACGGTGTGCAGGGCAGGTGGGTCTCGTAGCCCTCTTCTCTTAGGCTGTTCGAATTACAATGAAATTCTGACAACTTAATTTTATGGGATCCTCGTCCCTCCGGCATGTAAATATcttaaattttctttatttgaagTTAAAATTAAAAGGAGAAGTAAACAAACGTAAATATTACCAAAGATAGTTTCCAGATTTGATTCACGATCCTGCTACTTTGTTAAAATATGAGAACTAATGATACTTAAAGACTGTTTTGTCTCTTTATGATTGTTGCAGAGGCTTTACGTGACAATGTTTCCTTGCAATGAATGTGCCAAGATAATTATTCAGGTCTGGTTTTAATGTTCCCTTTCTGTCTATATAACAATATGATTAGTTGAGGTTTGAAATGCCCCCCCAACTAAATTTTGTTTATTCATCATCCATGAATTTCAAAACGAAACACCCCCCACTCTTTTTGCCAAAGCATTAATCAAACAACAAATGCCCGCCATTTCTACATACAACAACTATCTAGATTTTGAAACTCCCCGCGTAGGTTCTATAGTTTGactaaaactttttttataGACTTCTTTAGAGCTAGTGTTCGTCCAAATTAGTTCATGATAATTGTTTCTTAAATATTGAGATCTGCCCTAGCATATATTGACTTTCTACATCTGTTTCCTTTCCCCTTTGCTCTCACTATTCATAGTTAACTGCTTAATAGGTCTaattcatctttcttctttctcacaGGCGGGTGTGTCCGAGGTTACATATTTTGTGGAGAAGAGGTTGAGTGATTCAGACATTGCATATATTGCATCTCACAAACTACTATCAATGGCCGGTGTAAAAGTAAGCCTTCCTCTTTTCTTGTGCAGCACTCTCCAAATTCTGAATCTGTGAAGAAATTAGACTCAGTTAAGACAGATTTTTTTGCATGTATGCCATGTCCAAAAGTGCTAAGTGGCTTGGGGATATAGTTGTATTGTTTTTTCTAACTAAGCTTTTAATATGAAACTCTTTTCCGAGTTGCAGGTCAGGAAACATCAGCCACAGATGAATCAAATCTTAATCAAGTTTGAGGAGCCCTAGATTTCAGTTTTCATTCAATATTTGTAGTCAAACCTAATAATTATTTGTATTGCAATGTCAGTGAAATGATCAACTAAGCTTGTTGCTGGCTGGACCAACATATATTTGATTAATTCTTCGTTCTGGATTGTGGTTGCGATTGCTATAAAATTGGATTTTGCTTGCACATCCTTTGTTTAATGAATAATTTTCTAGAACATAATGACTGCACAGGAGTTTTGAGTCAAAGGTGAAAACCAGGAAACCTTTAAATCATCTTTCTTTTCCTCCAGAAATCTTGGAGCTCCTAGCCCAGTCCAAAATTTCAACCTAGCCTGCTTATCGGATAGAAATGTGACCCTGTGCCCGACCAGATGAGGATGGGACCTACAACACTATCTCAAATGGTAAAAGTATCAGTACTATTTCCCGCCTGACACCCACAAAAGGGTATTGTTAGAACAATGGAGGTAATAAATACCTCTGACTTGCTAAGGAATTAGGTAACTTAGGTTTTTTGGGGGAAGGGGAGAACTATTGGTGAACACTACGTAGAATTAAGAGCGTCAAGTTGCCTCCGAAGGTCTTCTAGATCATCAATAGAAACAAGTGGTGCGTCAGTAGGCACCATTTTCTGAGGCTCGTCCGCATTTGGGAGCTCGCGAACAAGACCTTCTGGAAGAGCATCTGAAGTGAAAGGCCACGTTAGAGAAAATAATCGACAAAGACAAACAAGCAGGCTTTAGTTGGTTGCTAGCGTGACATAAATATCTGAATCTTGCCACAATTTCAAGTCTCAaggtatttttcaaaaaaataaaatatatatatatccccttTTTTCATGTCTACAAACCAAAGAAAAGAATAGCTAATATGACAATAGACAAAAACGAGCAGAGAAGCAATATAAAAAGTTAGGAGATAAAGCGGGATATATACCAAGGGGTTATCAACTGTGGAGTGAATCCCCACAGAAGGGATAAGATCCTTAAACCAAACTAAGGGACCAATGTGTGAATAATAAAATGTGTAGGGTATTTTAGCAGAATGCAAATCTACAGAATCTATGAAGCAGTGCCATTTTGGTGCCTGCTTTTCTGGCACTAGTGCACAACACGGCCCTCAAACAATGAGTAAATGGAAACACAAAAGAAAGGACTGCATTCTTTAATCAAACAACACAAGAAAAGGGACTGTGTTCGATAGCAACTTAGCAAATATGGACCACAAACTGTCTTGATAAGTCGAAACATAAAATGACAACTTACCAGAACTAGTTGGATCCACGCTATTCAGCTCATTATCATCTAAGACACTGAAAAATCAACAAAGAAAAGATATCACTAAGCCAGACAACTAAGATTCTACAAAAGGCATAGTAACTAGTACAACCCCAGCAAAGGAAATCAACAATTCAGCATTTAATTAAGAATATGCATTGGCCCCAATTATAATAAGCATCAAGAGGCATCAACATTTTCCTCTAAATTTACGTAATTCAGtactcttcatttttttttttcatttttccttccaAGTACTGTGAAATATTTCTCCATtcataattataacaaaacaaaaactaatttcAAGAGCAGCACCTGATGCTCCATTCATTGTCAGCATGAAGTGGCCCTTCTTCAACTGATAAGGATTCAGCTTCCATCTTTGCTTTAAGTGCAGCATCCCTAGCTGGTTTTGCAAAAATGTACTCTTTCTGCAAACAGAACATATCATTTCCATCATCAGAAGGGAAAGTAATAacatgtatgtgtgtgtttCAGGACATGAACTTTGGTAAACCATGGGTAGAATTGAATTGTGTTACCTGTCGTTCTAGACAAGCTACATTTGAACACTGAGGGTTTGgcttcatttccatggttgggAAATAGTCTTTAAGAGAATTATATCCCTGGAAGGAAGCAAAGCCAAGGCATGAGATCAGTATGTTGCTTGATTTTACAACAAACGTAGGTAGAGACCTTAACCTACAATAGGTTGCCTCTGCTATGTGCAAGTCAGCATTGAGAGAGAGGAAGTTAATGTACAGACTTACCAAGTATGGGGACACATGTCCAAACTTCAGTAAGAATTTAAGTGTGTTCTGGACAAGAAGCCCAGCAACAACTCCctacaaaaccaaacaaaatttGCCATAAAGGAAATACAACAGTAAGAATAATTACGTACACAGCACAATATAGTCCAGAGTATACCTGCtttttacctatcaaaaaaaatatagtccAGAGTATACCGACAACTAAATCAACCACTAACAGAATGCAATTACTGTCATTATTCATGCACTTTAAGAATTATAGGGAAATCAATCTAAGCCATCAAACTAGCTTAATTTCACACAATGACAATGTTATGAATTTTATGattaagaaaaattacaatCCAGCTGATCACCAtattaaacatgaaaacatTTTATTCAAAGGATTCAGCTACCCAAGAAGAGCAGTTGATAGAATGttggaaaagaaaactttaatttgttttttgataggtaaataGTGGGAAAAGGATCACTTGTACCATGGTGGTAGGTAAAGACGCAGCACAAACCCCTTCACGCTTCAGTGTGCGTTCATCTATTCCTGATGCTACTACCTAAAACacaaaaaggaggaaaaaaattacatttatagaggatagaatttttatttttattgatagtAGACAAGCAAGATCTTATAATCAAAATAGAATCCTTCAACATCCAAGT contains these protein-coding regions:
- the LOC133875516 gene encoding uncharacterized protein LOC133875516, which produces MNYSLFVLIHLPFYQHQGSELDPCLHQHPNQTKQNFLGKVSVSHPLPSRSNSMNSRELALVSTATVFGALASALAFRFFLSPKKHFPQTNPSQNGVVSQNRSSRSPFDPSKRTGYLSWDDYFMAIAFLSAERSKDPNRQVGACLVSQDGIILGIGYNGFPRGCSDDKLPWAKKSKSGDPLETKYPYVCHAEVNAILNTNHASAAGQRLYVTMFPCNECAKIIIQAGVSEVTYFVEKRLSDSDIAYIASHKLLSMAGVKVRKHQPQMNQILIKFEEP